Part of the Panicum virgatum strain AP13 chromosome 4N, P.virgatum_v5, whole genome shotgun sequence genome is shown below.
AATAAGATGAAaatggggatttttttttgttgagtaTTGTTTCCATTACTATGCCATATTGATTTCTTCGCACTCCTGATtacttgttcttttttttcttaggGTATGAGCCCAGATGTTGTGACATACACTACACTTATGAAAACATTCATGAGAGCAAAGAAATTTGAAAAGGTCTGCCACTTTATCTCGGTTTTTGTTAACATAAAATAGCCATGCGTGGTAACCTGCACACAACCTCGATTTGAAATGTATTGCTTTAGGGTCGTGGCCTTCAAAACTTTCAGTTTTCTTGATTGGGATGTAGAGTATAAATTATCTGATGCTATTGAACTTGTGGAGCATCACAACTCACAAGATTCCATGTACTTGATTAATCTAAGAAGATTGAAATTATTCTGATCCTGGCTGGAATAGGTATCTGAAGTTTACAAGGAAATGGAACGTGCTGGATGCACTCCGGACAGGAAAACTCGAGAAATGTTGCATGATGCCTCTGTTATATTGGAACAAAGAGGATGTGAGTATTTCATTTGCAGCTGACATGTTGGACTTGAAGAATGAATGCAGTGGTTGAGTGACGATGTATGCAAAATGCTTTGACAGGTATCTATTGAAATTGGAACACTTGCTATTCTAAATGGCCCAGGTGTCAATGTTCCTAGTGTCTTGCAAATGCATGGTGAAGAAATCATCTGAAAGGAAACAGAAGGTGGGTATTAGTTTTACACCTTAATTTATATGCTATCGTTTCTCTAGTTCTCCTATTCGGATGACACTATAAGATGGATTATCAATTTGCATAAGTTGTTCCAAGTAACTAATCCACCAAGTAGACATTTAATTTTGTGTTATCAGTTTTATCTACTGCTGATTTGATGAAAAGAATATCTGGGAAAAAAACATTTGATTAGACTATGGAAGTTTGATGTCCATCACCTTCTATGGTGTCACTATGTATATGTAAATGTTGCCTTACCATATGAACATGTCCATGACCTCTCCATTTCAACTTTGAAGGCCTACTTGATTTACTTCCAACATATCAGCTAATCCTTTGATCACACTTGATAGAAAGTTCCCTTTCATCAAGATGATAGCTCACTGGTATTGTTCTCCTATGCTGGGAAATAATGTGCCTGCAAAAAGTGGGACGATCACAGGATACTCTTCGTGTCCAAAACTTCGAAAAGTTTATGTTGCACAGAGAGGTGAACAAGGTCTGGGGTTTACTGATGCTGGTTTGCACTTCGGTGGCCAATCAGGATTTTTACTGGTATGCTTTAAACTTGAGTGCAAATGTCAATCAGGGTTTATGGTCAAAGACTCAAAGTAACCCTATCAGGCATAAAGATAGAGTAAACAGAAAGCGAAAGAGTCATGAATAATGAGAAGGATATTGATAAGTATGGGGATGAAGTGCATCAATATTGTGGAAATTCCTTATGTTGCTGTCATTCTGAGTCATATCTTAGGAACTTAGTACGACAAATAAATGTAGAAAAATATTAGGTGTACTGATTATTGACTTTGTGACTAGATTCAGCTAACTACAGGGTCAGCTTATGTAATCAGCCATCATGTGGCTTCCAGCCAACTATATTTTTCACTAATTACAATACCTACTTTtcatttctctcttttctctgtGATAAGGCTGCTTAAATTCTGCTTTATGGTAATGGACTGTAAATTAAAAGCAGGATCAATCAATTAAGATTCAGGCATCACTATTTAAGAATTTATTTGTCTAAACACTTGATGCACAATTAATATTAGAATTGCTAACAGTTGATGCTATTTTGGTTCCTGAATTAACTTTTGCACCCAATAGTGTGTTGTCATTATTGAATTTATTTATAGGCTTCATGGTGCATGGGCAATGGTTTATACATGTACacagaattaaaaaaaaaaaggaagaacatATGAGCAGACATTAACAATAGTAGTTTTTTCATCTTTCTTGTATTACTCATGCCCTCCTTACATACTGATTTCGTTCTCACATCTTTTATCACACAGAAAAACAGCATATTTTCATTTCCCCTGAAACCTCGAACTCTTATGCTAGCTCTGCTCTATAGTAGTACCATAAGCATTTGATAGATTTGTGATCAAGGCAGTGGAACTACTAATAAAGATGACAGGCAAGGGCGAAAGGCGATGGCTTTCGGTCACTTGAGCTCCTCGTCGTCTTCGCAGTCACTGAGCAAGTCGTCAATGGCCGCCGTATGAATCATGCGCGCGGACGCCTGCTTGACCCAGCTCGCCATCTTGGCGGTCTCCCTGCTGACCTTCACCTGCTCCTCGAGCGCCTTCTTGAGATTGCGCTGCTGCTCCTTGAGCTCGGTGACCATCCTCCTGTTCTCGTCGCCCCACTCGCCGGAGTCGATGCCGAGAACGTCGCCGTCCCCTGACCCATGGACCTTCTTGCCCTTGGTCGGCGTCCTCTGCAGGGGCTTCCTGGGGCTGGGGGAGAAGCCGAAGCAGCACgcctggcgcggcggcggcggcgagggagagccGTCGTCGTCCCGGCCCCTGTTCCGCTCCCGCAGCGTCGGCCGGCCCCGCCCACCTGATCCGAACAGCTTCTCCAGGTCCTCGTCGTCGTGAACCGCCGGGACGGTGGCTGGAGGgcgcagctgcggcggcggcgaggagtcgCCCTTCTTCTcgtccgcctccgccacgcctcCCTGTGGCCGCTCGCCCTGGACCGCCGGGCTCGGTGGATGCTCTTCTTGGACCGCCGGGGTCGGTGGATGCTCTTCTTGGACCGCCGGGGTCGGTGCGGGCGGCTGTTCAGGCGCAGCGCTCAGCCGCGGCGGGTCAGGCAGGGTGGggtgcggcgcggtggcgctgcGGCTAAGGGTCTTGAcgggcgcggccggggcggcggggagggacTTGAGCTTACGGAATCGGGACTCGAGGCTGGACGGGagggcggagtcgtcggcgagGTGGGCGGCGTTGAGCTTGGCGATCTGCTCGAGCGCGATCAGGTCGGCCGCCTCGGCGAGGATGGCGTCCACGGCCGACATCTTGCCGCCGGCGCCCGAGTACGCCATAGCGGCGCCGGTTGCGTGGAGGCGCCGGGGACCGGGatgagaggggggagggggaaaGAGAGTGAGCTAGTGTGACCTGTGACTGGGAGCTGGGAGAGCGATGGGAGCGGGCTGCCGTTTCTCTTGTTGGCTGTTTAGATCACTAAAATAGTGTTAAAAAAATCACATCGGGTACTGCGGCACGTtatagtatttttttatttgtagtAATTGTTATCCTACTATgacttaattaggctcaaaagattcgtttcgTCATGTACATTAaaattatacaattagtttttttatttatttatatttaatgctctatgtatGAGATAAAAAATTTGATGCGATAGGTGAATAGTAAATTTTGGAGATAGAAATTTTCGAAGTGGACAAAGCCCTTGTCACGTCCGGCCCGTGGTGGTGAAGCCTGGTCAGGTGGGTCCGCGTGGGCCAGCGTCGGATGCCTGCGCCGCTGCGCGGCGCTTTTGACCGTtgcgggcggcggcctggacgcgCATGAAAAGCTGAACGGTGCCGGGTCGGGCAGGCCCGGGGCGCCTCGCGGCTtctccggcggcgtggcggctgaCCGTGGACCCTTGTCTGAGGTGCGCCGTGAGCGTAGGCACGATCGACGACGTCGACAAGGATTCGAGATCGGTGATGCTGTGTTCATTTGGTCGTGGCTGATGGCTGATACTGATTTTGTATGAGAGAACAATATTGTTGACTGACTAGTAGCTGatggctggtgttgatttaatatgagaacagtactgctggctggttgactGACAAGCTAAGCGAACACAAGCCTATCACACTAAAGAGAATCTTAATagataaaaatattaaataaattttaaatacAAAACTAATTGTAAAACTCCGAAACTAAACTGCAAGCTGAATCTAATGAgggtaattaatttataattagcaaATGGTTacggtagcatcactgtagtaaatcatggattaattactttcattagattcgtctcgcgaattagcacccatctatgaaaaaaaaattataattagattttatttaatatttctaaatttAAACTTTAGTCCCTGTGATTCGAGATCACACACCGATTCGGTTTTCATTTCACCATGAATGGTGACGACAGGAGAGCACTGGATCCATTCCACTCCAGCCAGTGGGGCTGGGCATTTGAGCATGGCAGTAGTAGTGTCTAGTGTGATTGGCGTCCTGTCCTTGTGcgacttcttttttttgaaatgccTTGTGTGACGTTTTGATGATAGCTTCTTGATGGAGAAAGCGTGGCGTGCCGGATGGCTCTTCGATTGATCCGGCCATCAAAGTCGCAACCACCAAGAATGGTACGGTAGGCTGCAAATGTTAGGTTACACAAGTGGGTGGTAGTCGACCGGTCACATAGGGTCCAACAACgctcactgccgccgccgccactcgcccCGCGGGGTGGCGATTGCAGCGGCGGCTTTAGGGTTCTGAGTTGCCGGAGTTGGAGGAGTTGGAGGCGGCTTCCATGACCGGCGGCTGTAGCGGGAAGATcgggggcggtggtggcggctcgaTCGGTGGTTAAGGAGAGAATGCTCGGCCGTGTTGATCTAGTGGAACTGGATCTCTGATGGACGATGTTCGGCAGCGGAGGCAAGAAGGTCGGAGCTGTAGTGGCAGAAGAGGCGAGGAAGCAGAGAGGACGAAACAAGATAGATAGGGAGAGGGACTTGTACGACCAAACAACTCCCTGGTACGTGGTACTTCACGGGGGGCGGTGCATGTTTGCATAATTGCATCCGGTATTGGGTACGACATTTTATCGTCTTCTGGGCCGTCGAAGATCCGGTACGAGGGCTGGACCCAAAACTGGCCCATAATGCTTCTAAGTACGTAGGCTTTAGTGAGAGAGAAAAGATTAATAATGGGCCTTGTGTGCTGAGAGGTATTTCTTTCATTCGTTTtgagctctctctctctggtaGCAGAAATGGTCAATTTAGGGCTCGTCGtgtagcagcagtagcagcccAAACCCTTCTAAAAAAGAGGAGGTAGCGGCCCAAATCCTTATAGCAGCCCAAGCACAACGAACTCGTGATTTACGTAGTAATAATCAATTGCATTTTGAATTTCTTTTAGAAAAAGACATACAAACCCGTGCAAAACGTTTTATTGCTAATGACGGCTCAGCTCTGTAGCAGCAGGACGACAACACACAAATGGCAACAGGCAGCCCGTTCGGATGGGCTAGAGTGGCTGGGCTGCTCAGCCCAGCGAAACGGCTGCCCAGGTCCAGCCGAACGAGCCACAGCCATGTAGCCAGCTGCAGGagaaccagccagccagccgtcGTAACCAGCAGGACGACAGCACACAAATGGCAACAGGGTTACCGGTCTCTCCAGCGCCGCGGAATGCAGACGCGAACGCTGATAGCCCAAATGGCAATTGGTAGCTGGTAGCCCAAATGGCAATTGTTACCTCGACCAAACAGAGATTCCCCCTGAAAAAGCTTTCACTAACCACAGAGAGGCTTGCGGACATGTCCACGTCGCAGTATTTGTTTTGCCAGCAAGCACAGCACATGTGCTGCCAGTTAACATTCGTGTCCAAGCTCACGTTGCCACGTGACTGGGAGTGTCCACACTTCCATGATGTCGGAGAAAACGAAAGGCAGCAGCAGTCCCCGATTCTAGAGGACGGTGAAAGCCATAGTAATCTCAGTGGTAGGATTTTAACCTTTCCCTGGGGACTTTGGGAGCTTCTGGTTGAAACTCCATCAGAAGAGGTTTCCCGAACCCTGTTTCTGATTTCTCAAGCCCGAATTTCTGGATCAAGAGCCGGGAAATCATTTTTGTATGGCTCGCGTTAGTCAAGCGCAAGAGGCTCGTGTACATTGGCGGAGCATGCGCAAGAGGCCACGGCAAGAGGTCGAAAAGCAGAGGGGGGGTTGGAATTTGGAGGTGGACGCACGCGGAGCTTGGCGTCCATCAGATTGGACCGACCCGCTCGCCATCCTCCCCGGCCGGCTAGTCTACGGCTTGGAACTTGGACCCTCCCGTCCCTTCCATCCCCCCCGGCCAGCAAGCGCCGCGAATCTCCCGTTCAGATCCCTCGCCCCACCTCCCCGCCCCCGCGATCGGATTCCGGAACACTGTAGCACAAGACTCATTTTACTGTTCCGATTTGAGTACTGCAGAGCATCCGGTGCCCCCGCGATCCGATCCTTCGTCTCCTCCTCCCGTGTGTCGCGCGGCATCAACCCGTCGGGTGCTCGAGTCTCTGCGGATTCTCGCGTGCTTGCGAGTCAACCTGGACTCCCCTCCGGTCAGGATTGCTGGCTCTGCCTGCCGCTGacccaggaggaggaggaggaggaggagggaagagCGCGCGGCAGCCGGCGATGGACGCCGGAGGAGGGGTGCGGGCGCAGGGGGTCAACCCGGACTGCCCCAACGCCGCCAACCCCTTCCACCGCTGCGCCGAGTACTGCCCCGTCCCGGCCCCCAGAGCCGCCGCGCCCAAGCCGTCCCCGCCTCGTCCCCGCCCGGCGCAGAACGGGACCGGGCATGGGGACGGCGCGAGGCGGGTGGttcccgctgccgccgacgaCTCGGAGGCCGGAGCGGAGCGggcggtgaacccggtcttccCCGTCCCGGCCCCACGAGCGGCGGCCaagtcgcccccgccgccgcctccgcctccgccggggCCGGGCCACGCGGCGCAGAACGGGACCGCGCACCGCGACGAGGAGGAATGTGAGATTACGGCCGCCGACGATTCggaggaggaaggcgagcgCATCGAAGAGTCTCCGCATGTTGGCGGGCCGAGGAGgagcccgcggccgccggcgaaggACGAGGAGGCTGCACGAGATGGGCAGCGGCAGGCGGTCAACCCGGACTGCCCCAACGCCGCCAACCCTTTCCACCGTTGCGCCCAGTACTGCCCCGTCCCGGCACCCAGAGCCGCGGCCATgcatccaccgccgccacggGGAGACGAGGGGAGCACGCGCAGTGACCCTGGCGACGTGCACcccaggccgcgccgccgcgacaaGGGCGGTGGCTCCGGGGGCCTCCCCTTCTACGTCTTTCGTAAGCTCCTCTTTCTTTCTGTCTGCAACGACGGCGTCCGTCGCGGAAGCTCCGCAAGCATATTACCATCTTCACGCGCTCCCTTAAGAGAGTTCCATATTTGTGCGAGTCATCGCAGTGCGCGAAGGTTCCGATGCAGACGGCAAGAAGGTGGATCCTCGCTGCCCCAACGCGGCCAACCCATTCCACGTCTGCACCGACCATTGCCTTGCCAAGATGGCTGAGGCCGGACGCTCGTCGGAGGGTGGCAAGTCGCCCTTATCCATCTTTTCTCGCCACTCACGCcgttcctcgtcctcctccgaagGTTGTTGCTTCATCACCTGCTTGCCAATGTTAGCTGGTCTCCTACGAGTTGACGTCTTAGGCAGCTCGAGGAGATGAGCAGCTTATTGGCAATTGCACTAATAAATTTCCGTGTCTGCTTGTTGGTTGCATCAGAGGGTAGTGCGAAGTCAGCTGGAAGTAGGAAGGTGGATTCAAAGTGTCCCAACGCCGGCAATCCGTTCCATGAATGTGGTGAGCATTGTGCCGCCAAGATGCAGCAAGTGGAGCAGCACAAGGGGACCAAAATGCAGTCCCCACGAAAGAAAGGTAGAGCATTGCATACTGATGGGCATAGGCATACTCCGTGTCTCTGGTGCTATGGAACCCATGCACTAATTAGTTCATTGCATTGCAATGGTGTGGTTGAATTGTTATATTGGTCCTCCTGCCAACTGTTTGCCAATTATGTTGGTTGTCATCCAATAAATTCATCAACTATTTTATGTTTCATTAAATTGTAGAGGGAAATTGTGCCTGTATTTGCTTCTGTTATATGTAAAGATGTTACCTGAGGGTTTCCTTCTGTTATTTTGAATTTGCATTGCCGTAACCATATTGGTTGTCATTGCAGGTGGAAAGAATGTTGCGTTGGTTCAGAATTGGAAGGTTGATCCGAGGTGCCCTCACGCGTCTAATCCATTCCATATGTGTGCCCAATATTGCTTTGATCATTTGAATGAAACAGCGCAGACAAGTGCAACCAAGTCAGGTGTGTTGTTCTGGTCTCCCTGAAACTTCACGCATTGTACACATGGGATTCACAGCATTGCCGTAAGGGTCAGTGAACTCTCTCTGGCTGATATATTTATACTTTGCAATTTATCTGTTTATTTTTCAGATAAGAAAAAAGGCAAGGCTGTTTCTAAAGAAGTGAAAAGAGAAATCAATCCAGGTTGTACCAACGCATCCAACCCCTACCACGAGTGTGGTGAACACTGTACGAGAAAGGGTGATAGGTAGATGGGGAAGGTAACTACGCTCACTAGTTCACTATATTTTAAGAATAATTGGTCAATTGATGATAACTTAAGAAAGCATTCTTCAATTTTGATGAGCATCAAGCCAAAGTTAGGAGGTTTTAAATTTCAACTTGCTAGGCCCTTTTCGACCAAGTTAAAAATTTGGTATTGTAATATGCTTAGCAAACTTCCTCTTGACTGAGTCCATGACTTATTTAAGGATAGCTAATTATCTTTCGGTCAATTGCCAAATTAATGTTGATCACACAGAAAGCGGAGAACCTCTGTAAGGCTGTCCCTGAAGAACTCTCAGGCTTCTATTGTTCAATACTCTCCATGTTTTTATTGTAGAGAATCAAGGccccgtttggcagggcttcggctcttccaaaaacagctccggctctggctcctcagatggagcggcttctctggtggagttggagccgttttagaaaatgtttggcaaaacagcttcacttgttagattgatgtgtaagccgcgtgaagccacgatttcatggcttcaccttgcctgtgtaagccgccgacggcttcagaaccggcttcacgtgtgaagccggtcctgaaacaaacgtttgggagggcttcacgtGAAGCCGCTCGTGAAGCCCTCCCAAGAGCCGTGCCAAACGGGCCCCAAATATGTAATGCACGCTTATGTTCTATCTTTTCCTTATGCACGCCACTCTAGAGCTGGTTAACGATTAGCTCATCACGTTGACAAATGGAGTACTAAAAGATATTGTCCTCTTCATTATTGAAACATAAACGTTCTTTTTTTATAGCTTGTCTATATTTCTTTCTCAAATACTTTGATCTTTGATATTGTGTTATTGCGCTGCCTTTGATCGAATATCACAATTTGGACTTGTCTGCACAGCTGTGTCATACAAAGGGTCACTTGGTAGATTTGATTTATTTGACAAAAACTTCTTGCTATGCAATAAAACTTTATGCTAGCTGCCATTTTTGTTTGCTGTACCATCTCTTTAGCTTTTTATTGGTCGACTTTCTGCTCTGGTTATTTGTTCCTTTGGTAGTTTCTTTCAATTTCGGTTGAACCTTCcccttttttttggatttttaatagtgacataATGGCTCTATGTTGAATATGACTTGTTACAAAACTTAGCCTTTTACCCTCTTAAATTATTTCCCCCTGGTCAATCTTTGAAAATTTGGTATGTCAATCGTCCTTGCTGCAGATTGCCGATTTTTTCTTTAATGTAAAATGGAAAACCTAGCCATCTCGGTAGTTGGATTTGCatatacaaagatatgaaaaaAAAGATACTGAACATAATTATCACATGGCCTTCTTCCTTTGCTCATGTGTTTCGGTTAGACCAGTGAGGCTTCCTTCTTTGTTGGGGAGATGACATTGACAATATCTTCTTTGTGCTGTATAGGCTGTCGAGACAAGGCTTCGGATAATTGATGATGGTGAAAAATAAGTTAATCCCATTTACAATAGACTTTGAGTAGAGGCTGTGTTTCTCACGGCTCCATTTTGTAGAGTGGCTGCAGCTGTTTCAATCTTCGCAGTGTGCttccatatatattttttcattgTGCCATTTACACCCTCGCACGCATATATAGGACCCCCATGTAATGTATTTCCTGAAGGTTGTACAAATAGAAGCATCCTATTTGTTCCCCTTTTTTTTGCACTATAAAGCAAGCAGGTTTTCCATCCCATCATCAGTGTCTTTCCTCATGTTTATTATTCGAGGAAAAGGAAGGAGGTGCATTAATCGCCGGCGGAGCTGTGTTTGTTAGCAAGTCGTGTTTGTAAACCAATATTTGTGGCCATTTAATTACCACTTTTCATTTCGTCATCGATGAACAAAGGGACGGCTCTTAATGCGGTCAGAGGTCACCTCCTCTAACAGGAGTATGTGCTGCTCTTTCTGGTTGGAAGATGAAGCTTTCTTCTTGGGCGATAAGGAGGATCCTTCCAGAATCTGTGGCGGCCGTGCAGTTGCGTGTCAGCATCAGAGAACTACAAGTCCTTTGTTGCTGGTACAGGACAGATAGGCCTGTATGTCTGAATTCTGAAAGGGTTGCTTGAGCCGTCGAATTCAGGAGGCCCCGGGTCTATTTTTGACCGCTAGAGGTGGGGAATTGCTGGACCCTGGAATTCAGACGAGGACTCTGGTTAGTTGGTTGGTTGCGCTGAAGCCGTCGATTTCAGGCTACCATTCTCGTTTTTGACTATCGAGGCCAGATGCGGATGCCTCGCCGTCCGGGTGACGAGCTGGATGACGCCGGTGCCGAACATGCGGTCCGCAGGCGTCAGGACGGGGCGGAAGACGAGTCGCGCCGTGCGGGCGCGCCCATTCAGCTCGGCTCCGGACAGCACATCTCGGGTTGGTGGTCGTGCAACTGCAGCGAGCCGTATGctcctttccttttccttctACTATTCTGGGGGGTCGCTGGCGAAGCTGCTGCCATTTATTGTTTCAAAAGAAAAGCTGCtgccatttttttttatttttttcaaggcattctaattttttattaaaaaggGACAACTGGGCTTTTTTGGAGGAAAGGTCCAAGTGGGCTAGACAGTTTACGTGCCTTTTGGGCCACACGAAGGAATCCGCATGAGGAAGGCCCAAGCATTCCGAGTCCAAGCTCGAAAACCCAAACAAATCGAGCGACAAAGCCCAGCCCAacacggcctcgccgccgccgccgccgcgtttcTTCCCGTCTCCCTCACAACCCAATCCCCACCCGAGCGAGCAGCCAGGTCTCCGACGGAATCGAACCGTCCCGACCCTAACCTAGGGCTCCGTCGATCCCCCGATCCCGCTCGCCGATGGGGGAGGGCGCcgtggcggggccggcggcggacgggAAGTCGCAGCCGGAGTGCATCAACTCGTCCAACCCGTACCACGAGTGCTCCGACTACTGCCTCCGCAAGATCGCCGAGGCCAGGCAGCGCCTCGACGACGAGCTGCCCGACTCGCGCCCGCCCGAGCAGCGCGCCGTCCACCCGGACTGCATCAACGCCTCCAACCCGTACCACGAGTGCTCCGAGTACTGCTTCAAGCGCATCGCCGACGCCAAATCAGGTGCTGCGACCCATCCCTTTCCGTTCGTAATGTCGATTTTTTTTTGGTAAATTTAGTTGGTGGTCAATTTGCGTGGTCATAAAGTTGTTGGTTGCTTATGGTTTGTAATTTCTGGATTGTCATATTGTTAGGGTTGGAGCGTGGAGAGCAAGAACAGCCTGCCGCTGGTGCTGGCACGTCTGATGCCGCAGAGCAGCAACCTGATGATAATGAAGGTGAGAAGCAGGAGGACGCTGGTGCCGACGATGGTTACCCCGAGATGACAGAAAAGCAGAAGAAGCTGTTTCAGCTGCGTCTTAAAATGGTATTGTAATCGGTGATTCCGGCCAGTTCATTACCTAGTGTACCGTATTATTGTCCTGCTGAGTATCTTCACTCATTCCCTTGATGTTTAATTAACTTCAGAATGAAGCAAGGAAAGCGAACCAGCAGGCGATGGTTgctgagaagaagaggatggAGCCTCGTGGTGAGAGTCGAGGTGTTTCTAAGCAGAAGTGGCTAGAGGACAGAAAGAAGAAGATTGGAAAGTTGCTTGACTCAAATGGCCTTGATATGTCAAAGGCTTACATGCTTGATACAC
Proteins encoded:
- the LOC120668772 gene encoding CREB-regulated transcription coactivator 1-like — its product is MAYSGAGGKMSAVDAILAEAADLIALEQIAKLNAAHLADDSALPSSLESRFRKLKSLPAAPAAPVKTLSRSATAPHPTLPDPPRLSAAPEQPPAPTPAVQEEHPPTPAVQEEHPPSPAVQGERPQGGVAEADEKKGDSSPPPQLRPPATVPAVHDDEDLEKLFGSGGRGRPTLRERNRGRDDDGSPSPPPPRQACCFGFSPSPRKPLQRTPTKGKKVHGSGDGDVLGIDSGEWGDENRRMVTELKEQQRNLKKALEEQVKVSRETAKMASWVKQASARMIHTAAIDDLLSDCEDDEELK
- the LOC120668773 gene encoding translation initiation factor IF-2-like isoform X2, translating into MDAGGGVRAQGVNPDCPNAANPFHRCAEYCPVPAPRAAAPKPSPPRPRPAQNGTGHGDGARRVVPAAADDSEAGAERAVNPVFPVPAPRAAAKSPPPPPPPPPGPGHAAQNGTAHRDEEECEITAADDSEEEGERIEESPHVGGPRRSPRPPAKDEEAARDGQRQAVNPDCPNAANPFHRCAQYCPVPAPRAAAMHPPPPRGDEGSTRSDPGDVHPRPRRRDKGGGSGGLPFYVFLREGSDADGKKVDPRCPNAANPFHVCTDHCLAKMAEAGRSSEGGKSPLSIFSRHSRRSSSSSEEGSAKSAGSRKVDSKCPNAGNPFHECGEHCAAKMQQVEQHKGTKMQSPRKKGGKNVALVQNWKVDPRCPHASNPFHMCAQYCFDHLNETAQTSATKSDKKKGKAVSKEVKREINPGCTNASNPYHECGEHCTRKGDR
- the LOC120668773 gene encoding serine/arginine repetitive matrix protein 1-like isoform X1; translation: MDAGGGVRAQGVNPDCPNAANPFHRCAEYCPVPAPRAAAPKPSPPRPRPAQNGTGHGDGARRVVPAAADDSEAGAERAVNPVFPVPAPRAAAKSPPPPPPPPPGPGHAAQNGTAHRDEEECEITAADDSEEEGERIEESPHVGGPRRSPRPPAKDEEAARDGQRQAVNPDCPNAANPFHRCAQYCPVPAPRAAAMHPPPPRGDEGSTRSDPGDVHPRPRRRDKGGGSGGLPFYVFLREGSDADGKKVDPRCPNAANPFHVCTDHCLAKMAEAGRSSEGGKSPLSIFSRHSRRSSSSSEEGSAKSAGSRKVDSKCPNAGNPFHECGEHCAAKMQQVEQHKGTKMQSPRKKGGKNVALVQNWKVDPRCPHASNPFHMCAQYCFDHLNETAQTSATKSVYFSDKKKGKAVSKEVKREINPGCTNASNPYHECGEHCTRKGDR
- the LOC120668774 gene encoding pre-mRNA-splicing factor syf2-like, translated to MGEGAVAGPAADGKSQPECINSSNPYHECSDYCLRKIAEARQRLDDELPDSRPPEQRAVHPDCINASNPYHECSEYCFKRIADAKSGLERGEQEQPAAGAGTSDAAEQQPDDNEGEKQEDAGADDGYPEMTEKQKKLFQLRLKMNEARKANQQAMVAEKKRMEPRGESRGVSKQKWLEDRKKKIGKLLDSNGLDMSKAYMLDTQETAEAKYKKWEKEPAPYGWDVFNQKTLYDAYKKRTKNIEVDMDAYNKAKEADPEFYRDASSLQYGKVSNVPEENINKMVKELKEREEKRKSFSRRRKFNEDKDIDSINDRNEHFNKKIERAFGKYTLEIKNNLERGTALPD